In Euphorbia lathyris chromosome 9, ddEupLath1.1, whole genome shotgun sequence, the following are encoded in one genomic region:
- the LOC136206479 gene encoding YTH domain-containing protein ECT2-like, translated as MASVPSSSDQVAGALEKLSIGSQTETPEVSNKDIYGNNGTLIHQQSYGYAPYGSYPSPNSTVPTMGNDGQLYATQHYQYPTTPFYHGARYSPNSGTASQVEVPTSAAGDKTNGTVNKIDGPKPFRPVNRNSSSSFNSSYNQGAQFSPSYHDPRYGYDGYQSPVPWVDASMYPNGLHATSAGVSSHLNFQPSRPISGLGQASGAMNMVYPYNRVYDQYGYQGGAGFGSSNGNSWTNGRGWVVVDSKYRTKGRGFGNENVEGLSELNRGPRGKGLKNQSESLVVAEPVQSENVSQMPDDEHYNMEDFPEDYSNAKFFVIKSYSEDDVHKSIKYGVWASTPNGNRKLDAAYKCAKENSAGCPVFLLFSVNTSGHFVGLAEMMGPVDFNKTVDYWQQEKWIGCFPVKWHIIKDVPNSSLRHITLENNENKPVTNSRDTQEVILEKGIQVLKIFKSHKGKGSILDDFEFYAARERIMQETRAKRKIQKQVSEGKTGDDLTDTNKNIAMDSQKPIDGVLKEPVAAAAPTQGKMNGEVKVVEMNVSEEKSANNGNSVV; from the exons ATGGCTTCTGTTCCGTCTTCGTCTGATC AGGTTGCAGGTGCACTGGAGAAATTATCAATAGGTTCTCAGACTGAAACGCCTGAAGTGTCAAATAAG GACATCTATGGCAACAATGGAACTCTTATACACCAGCAGAGCTATGGTTATGCACCTTATGGATCATACCCTTCTCCAAATTCAACTGTGCCTACCATGGGAAATGATGGCCAGCTATATGCAACGCAGCATTATCAGTACCCTACTACTCCTTTCTACCATGGGGCACGTTATTCGCCAAACTCAGGCACTGCATCTCAAGTAGAGGTTCCAACTTCTGCTGCAGGTGATAAAACCAATGGTACTGTAAATAAAATTGATGGACCAAAACCTTTCAGACCAGTGAATAGAAATTCATCTTCAAGTTTCAATTCTTCCTACAACCAGGGAGCACAATTTTCCCCCAGTTACCATGATCCAAGGTATGGATACGACGGATATCAGTCACCAGTCCCTTGGGTTGATGCATCCATGTATCCTAATGGGCTACATGCAACCAGTGCTGGGGTTTCTTCACATTTG AATTTTCAACCCTCAAGACCAATATCTGGTTTGGGTCAAGCTTCAGGAGCTATGAACATGGTGTACCCGTACAACAGAGTTTATGACCAGTATGGATATCAAGGTGGTGCAGGATTTGGATCCTCCAATGGTAATTCATGGACAAATGGACGTGGATGGGTGGTTGTTGACAGCAAGTACAGAACAAAGGGCCGTGGTTTTGGCAATGAGAATGTGGAAGGTCTAAGTGAGTTGAATAGAGGGCCTAGGGGCAAGGGTCTTAAGAACCAATCTGAGTCCCTGGTTGTTGCAGAGCCAGTCCAGTCGGAGAATGTATCTCAAATGCCAGACGACGAACACTACAACATGGAGGATTTTCCTGAGGATTATTCCAATGCAAAGTTCTTTGTTATCAAGTCTTATAGTGAGGATGATGTTCATAAAAGCATCAAATATGGTGTGTGGGCAAGCACACCAAATGGGAATAGAAAGCTGGACGCTGCTTACAAGTGTGCGAAGGAAAATTCTGCTGGCTGCCCTgtatttttactattttct gtgAACACAAGCGGTCATTTTGTTGGTTTAGCAGAGATGATGGGGCCTGTTGATTTTAACAAAACTGTGGACTACTGGCAACAGGAGAAATGGATCGGTTGCTTCCCCGTGAAGTGGCATATTATTAAGGATGTACCAAATAGTTCTTTGAGGCACATAACTCTAGAAAACAATGAGAACAAGCCTGTTACTAATAGCAGGGATACACAGGAG GTTATCTTGGAGAAGGGGATTCAGGTACTTAAAATTTTCAAGAGCCATAAAGGCAAGGGATCTATCCTCGatgattttgagttttatgcTGCTCGTGAAAGGATTATGCAAGAGACAAGGGCGAAgcgaaagattcaaaaacaG gtttcgGAAGGGAAGACTGGCGATGATTTGACAGATACTAATAAGAACATCGCTATGGATTCACAAAAACCGATTGATGGTGTATTGAAGGAACCAGTGGCTGCAGCTGCCCCTACACAGGGGAAGATGAATGGAGAGGTGAAGGTAGTGGAGATGAATGTATCAGAAGAGAAGTCTGCCAATAATGGCAATTCAGTTGTATAA